GGTATAAACTCATCGTGCCGGCGATTCTTGGCGAGATTTCCAAAAGTTTAAATTCTCCGTTTTTGTCTTCTTTCACCTGAAAGAACCATACACCGCGGAAGTTCAGCTTCTTGTTGATCTCTTCTGCCATCTTCCGGATGACAGCAGTCGGTTCCAGTGAAGCCGAGTTCACACTGATCCCGCTTTTGATCCTCTTTCTTTCGCGCATTCCGACGAACCGGAGTTCACGGTTAAAATCGGAGAAGCAGTCAATCGTATACTCCTTGCCCGGCAGATACTCAAGCGTAAGCAGATCTGTGTTTTTCTCTATATGGTACTCCAGTTCGCTGCGGTTTTTAGCAAGCGCAACGCCTTTTGAGCCTTGTCCAACATCCGGCTTCAAAAAGACCGGGTATTCTGGAATGTCGCCGACCGAACTATACATTCCAGGGACAAACGCAGAATCTGCAAAATACTCGTATGTTTTCTTTTTCGAACGACAGATTTCACATGTTTCTTTTGGAGAGGTAATCACTTCCGCCCCCAGTACATCCTGATGCTGAGCGAGCTTCAGGACCGCACTGTCATGGGCAGGAAAGATATAATCGATATTAAATTTCTTCACTACTTCATTGATGTGATCGATGAAATCTGGTGCATCAATGTTTGGAATTCCATCAATATAATTCTGATAAACATATTTCCCGTGATCAGAAACGCTCGAACCTCCGAATAGCTTATACCCCTTTACAAACTTCAGGGCATTGTTGATCTCTAGACCGATTTCTGATCCACAAGGGAAAACTAAGACATTCTTTTTCAAAACCGCCGACACCTCTTTTACGTCCGTTTTCTTAACCTTTGCTGCTCTTGAAAGTGGTTGATTTCCGTTCCAGGCTGCTCGCTTTCCGCGGGGCGTGCGCTGAGCCACTCGGCGTAAACGCCTTCGTGTCTCATCTGTCACGCTACTCCCGCAGGAGTCTCGCACCTTGCACTCCAATCAACTTGTCAAGGAAGATTCTGGAAAAATGTTCCCGTTCACTTACTTGAAAACGAGTTCTGCAATTGTTTTAGCCGCATTCCCGTCTTCAAGGGAACAGTATTCGTTATAGAAATCCTCATATTTCTGTCCATATTGCCTTTTCAAGGAATTAATGTTTTGAATCGCCTGAATGAGCTCCGGCCCCGTACGGATGACCGGCCCCGGCAGATCCTTAGCCATATCCAGATAGAATCCTCGGATATTGTCTTTGTACATTTCATAGTCATACGCAAAGAACAGGATCGGTTTCTTTGAATTGGCATAATCAAAGAACACGGAAGAATAGTCCGTAATCAGCAGATCTGACAATGTATACAGTTCCTGGATATCATCATATTTGGAGAGATCATAAACAAAATTCTTATACTTCGCGTCAATCTCCAGCATATCTGATACAAGATGATGCATGCGCAAGACCAAAACATACTCATCACCGAGCTTGTTATACAAATCATCGAGGTTAAACGGCAGCGTAAACGTATGGTTCCATGAATTGGCCATCTCATTGTCCCGCCATGTTGGCGCATAGAGAATGACCTTTTTAGAAGCTGGAATATTGAGTTTGGTTTTAAGCGACTGTGCTTTGGATGGAGTTTCCTCCTGATAAAAAATATCGTTTGCCGGATACCCTGCCTCCAGTACTTTCTTATCGAACTTAAACGCCCGTTTAAAAATATCGCTGGAATACTTGTTGGCTGCAACGAGATAATCCCAGTTTCGAGACTCGATATAGAAGTTTTCACGAGCGAGTGTTTCCGGTCCTTCGATCTCAATGTCAAAGCCCAATTTCTTCAGCGGTGTACCGTGCCACGTCTGCAAATAAACGTTGCCTTCGCGCTTCCGGTGGATCGGCAGGATGATGTTGCTGACCCAGTATTTCGCGCGCGCCAAATACTTATAATAATCCTCAGACTCCCGGTTCACGATAATCGGATTACCCGGTATGCATTCTGGATTTGAACCTGAATAGGACCAGACGAAGATAAAGTCTTTAAATCTATTGTTTTGAATCATCTCTTCATAAATATATTTTGGATTTCCGGAATAGTTTTTCCCTAGGAAGCTCTCAAAGAACACCATCCTGCTGTTGAGTTTTTCTCTTTCGCTGACTTCATTAAAAATGCTCTTTCCTTTGGCGATCTGATAGGTTCTCGCAAACTGGCTCTTGTCGGTATACCAGAGGGCCAGGCTGTTTTTCCCCATCGTAGCGTAAAGGACCGCCACATGCTGATCATTCAGCTGTGCCGTTTCAAGGTACCTGTACTCTTCCCGCTCGTAGCTTCTGAAGCCCTGCGTGTTCATGATTTCACGGTGGATCAGGTTATTTTTATCATCTCTCAGCTGGAAAAAGACATCCCATCGCGAGTTCATCGCAAGGGCGCTTCTCAGCTTTTCAATAAACACCATGCCATTGAATGTGTACAAGTTGTCACTGCCTGGTTTTTTGAGTTCAAACTTATATCCGAAGCCTTGCCGTGTATCCCTTCTTACCAGCACCATTTCAACCGAAGCTGGCTTCATATCTTCCAAAGGTTCAACTTCCCCTGAAAGATAAAAATTGCTTCCCATCGGCTTGATTTCAAGGAGTGTGCATCGGAACGACGTTCTTTCCGTCATCAATGAAACATTATTTCTGATCGTCTTGTAAAAACGGAACTTCTTCTTTCGTTCTTCATCGATATGTTCAAACAATGGAACGTCATGGTTGTGCGCAATCCTTGTCTGCAGCGTACGGTTGAACAGATAGCTCTTGAGGTAAAAATCAATCTTGCCGGTGTCGGACATTTCATGCAGCTCTGTCAGATCGATGGATGTCCTGTTCTGCTCGATTCTGCTCTGAAGCCTTCTGCCCGTTGCTTTATCCTTTAACACCAAATATTTTTTTCCCGAGAGCTGGCTTAACTGATCAAACGTAACATTCAGCTTGCTGTTGTCTTCTATTTCAATATGCCTGATTCGATGGCCAAGCATTAACTTTTTAATGGCCTTTTTCACAAAGACTTTCAATCATTCTTCCTCCCCTATACCGTTTCAGAGTTAAGATGGCGATACGTTAGAAGGAGCTACCCTGTAAGACAGAATACCCCCTTCACCTTTTTATTCCTGCACGTTTACATAGGTTTGCTGCTGATAGCTGCCGTCCTCTATGTTCTTGATCCAGTCTTGACTTGTTAAGTACCATTCAATGGTTTTAACAATACCGTCCTCAAAGTTCGTATCCGGTACCCAGCCAAGTTCCCTTTTGATTTTTTCAGGATTGATGCCGTACCTGCGATCGTGCCCTTTGCGGTCGGTCACATACGTGATCAGCTTTTCCGAGATATTCGCATCCACATGGGTTTGAAGATAGTGAATAATGGTCTTCATGATGTCAATGTTGGTGCGTTCATTGTGTCCCCCGACATTGTACACCTCACCCGGATTTCCTTTGTTAATCACCATATCAATCGCTTTGCAATGATCCTCTACATAAAGCCAATCCCTGATGTTCAGTCCATCGCCATACAGAGGAAGGTCCTTTCCTTTAAGGCAGTTATTGATGATTAGCGGTATAAGTTTCTCCGGGAATTGATACGGCCCGTAGTTATTGGAACACCTTGTGATATTGACAGGCAATTTGTACGTATCGAAATAAGCTTTGACCATCAGATCAGAAGATGCCTTGCTGGATGAATACGGGCTATGCGGGTCGATCGGTGTACTCTCTTCAAAGAATCCGGTATCCCCTAAAGAACCGTACACCTCATCGGTGGAAACATGAAGAAACTTCCTTCCTTCTTTATAGAGATCATCACCGACAGACCAGCTCTTCTTTGCAAGATTTAATAGATTCAAAGTACCCAGTACGTTCGTTTTCACAAAGATTTCGGGATCTTCAATGCTTCGGTCTACATGGGACTCAGCCGCAAAGTTTACGACATAATCGATATCATACTTGTTAAAAACGTCCTCCAGACTCTTATCGCATATGTCAGCCTGTACAAAATGGTAGTCAGGATTTCCCTCAAACTCTTTTACATTTTCTAAATTCCCGGCATACGTGAGTTTATCTACATTGATGATCTTAATGCTGTCATACCTGTTCAGCATATAATGGATAAAGTTAGCGCCAATAAACCCGGCACCGCCGGTAACTAAATACGTTTTCATCTGTTCACACAACCCCTTACTGTATTTCCGACAAGTGTCTGCTTCGATCGGTAAGACGAATTAAATATTTTCCGTAATCGGTCTTTTTCAAAGGCTCTGCCAGGGCAAGAAGCTGTGCTTCATTGATGTAGCCCATTCGGTAAGAGATCTCTTCAATACACGCGATATAGAGCCCCTGCCGGTTCTGTACAGCTTCTACAAAATTGCTCGCCTTCAGCAAGCTGCTGTGTGTGCCTGTATCCAGCCATGCCATACCCCGGCCAAGCACCTGTACTTTTAATCGGCCCTGTTTAAGATACTCCTCATTAATCGAAGTGATCTCCAATTCACCGCGGTGGGAGGGTTCAACCTTTTTTGCAATATTCACTACATCATTGTCATAGAAATACAGCCCCGGTACGGCATAATTCGACCGGGGATTAATTGGCTTTTCTTCTAATGCTACCGCATTGCCATTGCTGTCAAATTCAACTACACCATAGTCTTCTGGATTCATAACATAATAGCCGAAAACAACCGCTCCATCATCGACCGATACAGCTCGTGACAGCGTCTCAGAGAACCCCTGCCCGTAAAAGATGTTATCTCCCAGGACTAACGCAACCTTATCTGAACCGATAAAATCTTCTCCTATGATGAATGCCTCAGCAAGCCCCCTCGGTTCTTCCTGGACTGCATAGGAAAGGGTTAGACCCAAGCTGCTTCCATCCGAAAGCAGCTCCTTGAACTGCCGTATGTCCTGAGGAGTGGAAATGATCAGGATCTCTTTGATCCCCGCCAGCATCAAAACCGACAGCGGATAGTAGATCATAGGTTTATCATATATTGGAACAAGCTGCTTCGATATCGATTTTGTAATCGGATACAATCTTGTGCCCGAACCTCCGGCTAATATAATACCTTTCAATACTGCCACCTCTTTACGAATTTGAATTTTCAAACAAGAATAGAACCGAGCCCTACGTTATTGACAGATATCGCTAAATCATTCGATATATTTACTAAAATTTCGAGGTTTTTCCTTGAAAAATAATACCATATTTTCTACCTTTTATATAGAAATAGCATTTTAATGGTAACTTTGTACTAGTTTTAATGCGAATTTGAAGTGGTTTGACCTAATCATTCTTATCGTTGGTAATATTGTATTTTCCTAATTAGTTATTTATATAGAATAGTATTTTTTTGTATTTCGGATCACTTAACAGGTATAAATGCTTATGATATTTCAATTAATTAACTAAAATTAAGTATTTCCCATGTAAAATACTTCATACTTTTTAATATAGTGGTATAATCAATTAGTATTTTATACACAGGTCAAAAGGGGGATGCTTTAATGCATGCAAGATTAAAGAATGAAGCAGGGGTAGTAAAAGAAGTAAAAATTGGTTTTAGCTGGACAACTTTCTTTTTCGGATTCTTTCCAGCTCTTTTCAGAGGAGATTTGAAATGGGCAGCCATCATGTTCATTACTGGAGCATTAGCTGCAGTATTTACCTTTGGGTTTGGAGCTTGGATTCCAGGAATCATCTTTTCTTTCGTTTATAACAAAATCAATATAAAAGATCTGCTGGAAAAAGGCTACCGTCCATCAGATGAGCAAACACAGTCTGAACTGCAAGCTCGAGGAATTATTACTTCTGCTCCAGCCGGGCAGAAAGTTGGAGCGTAATAGCAACAGCTAATCACTTTTGTGTGGTTAGCTTTTCTTGTGGTATTAAAATTGAAGTTAAAAAGGGAGATCAAAAATGGGGATGTTTTTTGGGTTTATAAGTTTACTTGCTCTTTTTGTGTTTGTCATCCTGGCTCTAATCAGCCTCGTTAAAAAGAATGGAAAAGCGAAGAAGAACTTTTTAATCGCAGGCATATGCATGGTCATTTTTATAGTAGCTGTTTCAACAAGTGGAGCAACTGATACCACACAAACTTCCAGTACAAATGACAAGGCAGTAAAAGATACTGCCTCGAAGAAAGAAACGAAAGAAGAAAAAGCAAAGAGCGCTGAGGTACAAGCGAAGGAAGAAGCTAAGCAGAAAGCGGATGCTGAGCAAAAAGCAAAAGAAGTAGCGAAAGCTAAAGCGGAAGCTAAACAAAAGGCCAAGGCCGAAGCTGAAGCCAAGAAAAAAGCTGAAGCGGCAGCAAAAGCAAAAGCCGCTGCCGAAGCTAAACGTAAAGCGGATGCTTTGAAAATGTCAGGCAGTGGAGACACAGCCACAAAACAGTTTAAACTCGAACCAGGTTTTGTCGTCTTCCAAGCGAAATATACTGGCTCACAAAATTTCATTGTCACTCTTTTAGATGAGAATGGAAACAATGTGGATCTTTTGGTCAATACGATCGGATCTTACCAAGGCAAACGATTTGTTGCCGTTCCAGATGGCGGCAAGTACATGCTTAATGTGAAAGCGAGCGGTCCGTGGACCATCCAGGGAAGCCAGGAAATTCCGAAAGAGGAAAAAGGAACAATCAGCGGCAATGGAGACGATGTACGATTTGTACACATGAATTCAGGTGCCAGAACCTTTACCCTTTCCCATTCTGGCAGCCAGAACTTTATTGTTAAGATCAACGACTCCGTTCTATTGGCGAACGAGATTGGAAATTATCATGGTTCCACGGTAGAAAGCATTCCGGATGACTCTGTATATGCGATAGGTATTCAAGCGAATGGACCATGGAAAATTAGTATTAAATAGATAAACAGAAACGGACCGCTATTTTGTATAGCGGTCCGTTTTTTGTTTGTTATATTCGGAGTACAGTCTTTTTTCTAATTCTTCAGTTCCTGCATTCCGCTTTGCCTCAACGTTTCATTTTTCAGCTTAAAACGCAAGATGCGCTCGACAGCTTCATCAATCCGCTGTTCTGAGAGCTTGTGAGATTGTACAGCCGATAAGATACCATTGTACACCTCTTTCTGGCTTTGCAGCGTATGGCAGACAAGCAGCAGGTCGGCCCCTGTTTCCACCGCTTTATAACCCAGGTCTTCATTGCTGTAATATTTATGTACAGCTCCCATCTCCAGGTCATCCGTCACAACAATTCCTTTAAAGCCGAGCTGCTTGCGCAATAGGTCTATTTTGATTTTGGAAGACAAACTCGCTGGATTCTCCTGATCATAGGCAGGATACTTGATGTGTGTCACCATTACAAAAAACTTATCATTATCCATTTGGTCAATCATGGATTTAAACGGGTAAATATCGCTGCTTTCAAGTTCTTTCTTGTCCGCTTGCACCGAAGACGTATCCTTATGAGGGTCTATGCTGCTTCTCCCATTACCGGGAAAATGCTTGACTGTGGCTGTGATACCGCCATCCGTAAGACCTTTAATGACCTGCGCCCCATAACTGCTGACAAGCTTTGGATCTGATCCGAATGATCGAGAATCCTTATCCGAAATATCCAGAACAGGCGCAAAGTTTACATTCACTCCCATGTTCAGCAGCTCTTTGGCAGTAGTGGATGCTTGATGATAGACCGCTTTCGAGTTCTTTTTCACTCCCAAATCATGCTGAGAAGCTTTAAGTGCCACCTGGTCTCTCATGCGGACAATCAGGCCGCCTTCCTGATCAATACTCACCATAAGTGGAATCTGCAGAGGATCTTTCATAGCCAGGTTTTGCAGCTGGCTGTTCAATTCTCCCACTTGCTGCTGGTTCTTCATGTTCCTGTCGAACAGAATGATTCCGCCGGCATGATAGTCTTTGATCATCTCGGTAACTCCGCTGTCTACCTCCTGCCCAGGAAGCCCTACCACAATCAGCTGGCCGATTTTCTCTTTCAATGTCATGTTCTTAATTAGATGATTTACTTTTTCATCAAGATTTTCTTGTGTAAAAAAAGTAACCTCTGGCTTTTCTCTTTGTGGATCTGCTGGCTTATCGTCAGTTTTAATTGGTTTCATGGAAGGCATCGCCTCATCCTGCTGTTTTTCAGGCTGATCCTTCTGTTCATCCTGCCCTTTTAATAAGTAGACAGCCCCTGCCAGGCAGACCAAGATGAATAAAATACTCCAGGCAAGTCTTCTGCTTTTTCTTTTTCGCCTTCTCATTGTA
This genomic stretch from Fictibacillus marinisediminis harbors:
- a CDS encoding ATP-grasp domain-containing protein gives rise to the protein MAQRTPRGKRAAWNGNQPLSRAAKVKKTDVKEVSAVLKKNVLVFPCGSEIGLEINNALKFVKGYKLFGGSSVSDHGKYVYQNYIDGIPNIDAPDFIDHINEVVKKFNIDYIFPAHDSAVLKLAQHQDVLGAEVITSPKETCEICRSKKKTYEYFADSAFVPGMYSSVGDIPEYPVFLKPDVGQGSKGVALAKNRSELEYHIEKNTDLLTLEYLPGKEYTIDCFSDFNRELRFVGMRERKRIKSGISVNSASLEPTAVIRKMAEEINKKLNFRGVWFFQVKEDKNGEFKLLEISPRIAGTMSLYRNKGINFPLLSLFDRQEYKLDVIENNFKIEVDRALINRFTLDFEYKRVFIDFDDAITKDEKINPMVMMYIYQCINKDIELVLITKHARDIRETLTHLKVDHSIFSEIVHITKEDDKHKYIKNDKPSIFIDDSYSERKMMKEMTGMPVFDLDAIECLIDWRN
- a CDS encoding CDP-glycerol glycerophosphotransferase family protein, whose translation is MKVFVKKAIKKLMLGHRIRHIEIEDNSKLNVTFDQLSQLSGKKYLVLKDKATGRRLQSRIEQNRTSIDLTELHEMSDTGKIDFYLKSYLFNRTLQTRIAHNHDVPLFEHIDEERKKKFRFYKTIRNNVSLMTERTSFRCTLLEIKPMGSNFYLSGEVEPLEDMKPASVEMVLVRRDTRQGFGYKFELKKPGSDNLYTFNGMVFIEKLRSALAMNSRWDVFFQLRDDKNNLIHREIMNTQGFRSYEREEYRYLETAQLNDQHVAVLYATMGKNSLALWYTDKSQFARTYQIAKGKSIFNEVSEREKLNSRMVFFESFLGKNYSGNPKYIYEEMIQNNRFKDFIFVWSYSGSNPECIPGNPIIVNRESEDYYKYLARAKYWVSNIILPIHRKREGNVYLQTWHGTPLKKLGFDIEIEGPETLARENFYIESRNWDYLVAANKYSSDIFKRAFKFDKKVLEAGYPANDIFYQEETPSKAQSLKTKLNIPASKKVILYAPTWRDNEMANSWNHTFTLPFNLDDLYNKLGDEYVLVLRMHHLVSDMLEIDAKYKNFVYDLSKYDDIQELYTLSDLLITDYSSVFFDYANSKKPILFFAYDYEMYKDNIRGFYLDMAKDLPGPVIRTGPELIQAIQNINSLKRQYGQKYEDFYNEYCSLEDGNAAKTIAELVFK
- the rfbB gene encoding dTDP-glucose 4,6-dehydratase, which codes for MKTYLVTGGAGFIGANFIHYMLNRYDSIKIINVDKLTYAGNLENVKEFEGNPDYHFVQADICDKSLEDVFNKYDIDYVVNFAAESHVDRSIEDPEIFVKTNVLGTLNLLNLAKKSWSVGDDLYKEGRKFLHVSTDEVYGSLGDTGFFEESTPIDPHSPYSSSKASSDLMVKAYFDTYKLPVNITRCSNNYGPYQFPEKLIPLIINNCLKGKDLPLYGDGLNIRDWLYVEDHCKAIDMVINKGNPGEVYNVGGHNERTNIDIMKTIIHYLQTHVDANISEKLITYVTDRKGHDRRYGINPEKIKRELGWVPDTNFEDGIVKTIEWYLTSQDWIKNIEDGSYQQQTYVNVQE
- the rfbA gene encoding glucose-1-phosphate thymidylyltransferase RfbA produces the protein MKGIILAGGSGTRLYPITKSISKQLVPIYDKPMIYYPLSVLMLAGIKEILIISTPQDIRQFKELLSDGSSLGLTLSYAVQEEPRGLAEAFIIGEDFIGSDKVALVLGDNIFYGQGFSETLSRAVSVDDGAVVFGYYVMNPEDYGVVEFDSNGNAVALEEKPINPRSNYAVPGLYFYDNDVVNIAKKVEPSHRGELEITSINEEYLKQGRLKVQVLGRGMAWLDTGTHSSLLKASNFVEAVQNRQGLYIACIEEISYRMGYINEAQLLALAEPLKKTDYGKYLIRLTDRSRHLSEIQ
- a CDS encoding DUF2628 domain-containing protein encodes the protein MHARLKNEAGVVKEVKIGFSWTTFFFGFFPALFRGDLKWAAIMFITGALAAVFTFGFGAWIPGIIFSFVYNKINIKDLLEKGYRPSDEQTQSELQARGIITSAPAGQKVGA
- a CDS encoding glycoside hydrolase family 3 N-terminal domain-containing protein, whose amino-acid sequence is MRRRKRKSRRLAWSILFILVCLAGAVYLLKGQDEQKDQPEKQQDEAMPSMKPIKTDDKPADPQREKPEVTFFTQENLDEKVNHLIKNMTLKEKIGQLIVVGLPGQEVDSGVTEMIKDYHAGGIILFDRNMKNQQQVGELNSQLQNLAMKDPLQIPLMVSIDQEGGLIVRMRDQVALKASQHDLGVKKNSKAVYHQASTTAKELLNMGVNVNFAPVLDISDKDSRSFGSDPKLVSSYGAQVIKGLTDGGITATVKHFPGNGRSSIDPHKDTSSVQADKKELESSDIYPFKSMIDQMDNDKFFVMVTHIKYPAYDQENPASLSSKIKIDLLRKQLGFKGIVVTDDLEMGAVHKYYSNEDLGYKAVETGADLLLVCHTLQSQKEVYNGILSAVQSHKLSEQRIDEAVERILRFKLKNETLRQSGMQELKN